One genomic window of Quercus lobata isolate SW786 chromosome 9, ValleyOak3.0 Primary Assembly, whole genome shotgun sequence includes the following:
- the LOC115961717 gene encoding uncharacterized protein LOC115961717 — protein MALLDEFQQGKQQKEPQSRVGSIQWQPPPVGSMKANFVGAVFGEEKEGCIGVVIRSNEGQVLAALSEKVLMPTSVEILEMFAARRAALFARELGFHKVCFEGDADLVVKSLQAGKASNALARHLVKDFASIGGYFQSYSIIHVRRQGNYVAHALVRDARFSFPLRVWGEVVLLNILNYVVKDLV, from the coding sequence ATGGCTCTGTTAGATGAGTTTCAACAGGGGAAGCAACAGAAAGAACCTCAGTCAAGGGTTGGATCGATACAATGGCAGCCTCCACCTGTGGGATCAATGAAAGCGAATTTCGTCGGGGCGGTGTTTGGGGAGGAGAAGGAGGGCTGCATTGGGGTGGTTATTCGCAGCAATGAGGGGCAGGTGCTAGCTGCTCTGTCCGAGAAAGTTCTCATGCCAACATCTGTGGAGATCTTGGAAATGTTTGCGGCCCGTAGAGCTGCTCTCTTTGCCCGGGAACTCGGCTTTCACAAGGTGTGCTTTGAAGGAGATGCAGACCTCGTGGTGAAGAGTTTACAGGCAGGGAAGGCTTCAAATGCGCTGGCTAGACACTTGGTAAAAGACTTTGCGTCTATAGGGGGTTATTTCCAATCCTACTCTATCATCCATGTGAGGCGGCAGGGTAATTATGTTGCTCATGCATTAGTTAGGGATGCTAGGTTCTCTTTTCCGTTAAGAGTTTGGGGTGAGGTTGTTCTTCTAAACATTTTGAATTATGTTGTAAAAGACTTGgtttag